The Erigeron canadensis isolate Cc75 chromosome 1, C_canadensis_v1, whole genome shotgun sequence genome segment aacaaatattGGTTGAAGCATGTGGGACATTTCTATGTTTGTCTAGTTAAATGGTACCAATGGacaaagatttttaaaaaaccacTTGTACCTTTTCATTTGTACCAATTAACCAGACAAACCCAAAAATGTCCCAACATTATATAAGTTCAAGCATCAAGGATTAAAGATAAGTCTTGCAATGGACGAAAACTGTGTTAAAACACTAACCTGCATCCAAAGAATCCTCTATGGGCAGATAAACCAGAAGGATGTGCCGCCTTAAGCACGTGGTGCTTGCTTTCATCAATTAACCTATACATTGTCTCCACAATAAGATATCATAATATTAATGAAGATTTGTATCTAACCagattttgaaaattatatacTCCCACAAGTCCTCTGCTTCATATTAGATTTTGACTTGCAAGTACCTTGATTTTGCTTGAGCATAGTTTCCCCAAAGAAGAAAAACGATCCCTGATTTCTTTTTAGATATTGTCTCAATTACGGAATCAGTAAATTGCTCCCACCCTTTCTTTGCATGAGAATTTGCCTGATGCTGCCTAACTGAAAACGAGATAAAAAGCGGATTAGAGAGTAGGGAAACTAAAATACAACAATCTTATTAGCATACAATTAGTATATGCGAAATTTTAATACAAGTGATAGTTTTAGGCTTTTATCTTAATAATATTAATCCAGGTGAACTTGGGTTAAAGTCTAATGATTTCTCAATGTAAGTGTCTTACCTGTAAGAACGGCATTTAGCAACAAAACGCCCTGCATTTGAGAATATTATTGTTAGATAATACTTTTAACAACGTAAAGATACTTAGAGGCGTTTATTTTGTCAGATAATACTTCAGACACTGCATTTAACAATGAGACATGGTTTTCAGATTCTAGAATGAAACAACAAGGATAAAACACTCCCTAAGTGAGAAATAGCAAAACTTCACCTGTACAGCCCATCGTTCCAAATTCCCATGAGATGGAATCGAACATCCCAAATCCTGCTGAAGTTCCTTGTATATGTTTACCAAACTTGAAGGTGTTTTAATTCCTTCCGGAACAGAGAATGAGAGCCCCATAGCTTGACCAGGTCCATGGTATGGATCCTAGAATACATCAATTCTAGACTGTTACAAAGTTCCATACAAGAaggtgaataaaaaaaaatcatgttattGCATTTCAAAGAACCGGCCTTGCATTTTGGCGTTCCATTTTGAAGTTCTGAATATCAGTTTCTAGTGGTTGAGTATCGCGAAGCTGATTCATTTTGTATGGTTATTTGTCAGAATTTGTTAAACAAACTGATGATTGTAATTATTATACTTCAATGTTTTGCTCCCCTTGGTAAGAAATGTTCACAAAGATCATAAAATCCCAAAAAAGTACTATATGCGGGTTTTAACTATAACAATAACATTGAGGCTAATCAGCATATTTTCAGTATTTTAAAGCTACGAAGTTTACCTGACCAATGATGACAGCTTTGACTTGGTCAAATGGGGTGGAATTCAAAGCGTTGAAGATCAAATGTTGCGGAGGGTAAATTGGAATAGAGCCTTGAATTTCACTTTCCACAAATTCAGTCAGTTTCTTAGCATATGGTTTCTGAAACTCCCCAGGAAGAGCTTTCAACCATGTTTCTTCCACCAACAGTTCTTCCAATTTTCCTAATCCCAATCCCTCACCTAAACATAAACTAAAAcagtttattaaaataaaatactactCCGGTATAAAACATTTACTTTAGAAAGGCAATCAAACAATTTTACACTTATTTACAAAGTCTTTCCACCATGGGACTTGAACCCATATGGCCATAACCCATAGTTTGATGGgtcatcacatattcacatacCACAAGAGCCAAACCTCAAGGGTTAAACCATCAAAACTTATGTAAAACGGAATCTTTATAAATTTTCCCTAATATATTCACCAAGAATGATTTTAGGAGAAAAGTCTCCTGATAGAGAAAACTGAAGAAAGGATTTTGGGGATGACATGCACTCtctttaaaccttttttttttagaacgacattcATCCTTTAAACCTTAAtgcacattttttttaacactttgaTGCGCCATGATAATTTTGGCGCATTAAGGTGTAAAGAAAAGTGCACGAAACGCCACGTGTCATCACCATAATCTTTCATACCCTTTTCTTCATAAGCTGACTTTTTCTCCATATCATCCTTGTATCCTAAAcattaacctaaaaatccttctaattcACATTTCACATGCTTCCATTCACTTAGAAAAGGGTCCACATCTTCCTCATCTCTTCGAATAATGACAATCCTCAACTATGAGTATCTTTAGTagaggataaatcatttttcgACAACATAGTTCAAAGGGTGTTTGGGATTTCTTATTTAAATCTTTATCTGCTTATTGCTTGTTGCTGGGGTAATAACAAACACtctttgaaaaatgaaaactacTTATTTTTATAAGAGATAAACATTTTGAAATAAGCGGTTGgtaattgcttttttttttcttccagcAGATAAGTAATTACAAATAAGCATTCCCAAACACCACTTACAAATCACAAATTATCAAAGTATCATCTAAATCAAAATACTAAATCCAATCTCACCATATTTTCATAGCTAAAAAAGGAGTAAAAATTAGGAAAACCCATGTCAAAGAACTTACCTTTCAGTAATCCTTAAAGAATAACACATCCTAaatatcataattaaccaagatTTTTGCAATTTAAAAAAACCCTcttttaatatacaaaaaaaaaaaaaaaaaaaaaaaaaaactaaaaatgatcaactaaacaaaaataacaaaagccCAGTTCAAAAAATCTAACCTTTAGTAGATTTCAACACTCTTTCTTTACAAATTCTGAGATTAAGTTTAGCTTTAGCTAGTGATCGATTAACCTGAACCCTAAGTTTCTGTTCAGAAGTGAGACTTGAACAAGATCCAGCCTTAGCTCCGATGGATGTGGGTGTGGGTCCATCATCGGAATTAGGTTCCGGTGAGGTGGctgcggcggcggcggcggcggtgggtTTTTGGGGAACGGAAATAATGCTTTTCTTGAAACAAGGctcaaaagatgatgatgatggttttgGGCGTTTGGATGATGGTGAGAAGAAATCAGTTATGGATTTTGATGAAGCCATTTTTTGgtatgatttttttaacaacaagaacataaaaagtgTGTTGGTATGGCGGGAAATGTTAAGAGGGAAAATTAAGGGTTTGTATGCTCCAAGAACGAAACAAATTTCGGTatttgatactttttttttttcttttaagaaaaaaaagctAAATAAAGAAAGATATTGTTAAAAAAGTATCCAATTTAATTTAAGGACTAACGTTAAAAACCATTTAAAGGTGGTGTGTATAGGGAGGACAATGGGACGGAGATTGTCGAGAATCTTAATCCTCATCCTCATATCCGATTATCACTTTTAATCTCCATCCTCGTCCTCATCCCCGTCTAGGATTTAAATTATATCCCCGTACTCGTTCCCATCGGGTATCGGGATCCCCGTCGGGTATCAGGAATACCTTTTTTAAATGAACATGAATTTCTCTTAATCGAAAATACGGAGAATGTGTATTTCGACATTGTTTTTCTATGTATAAACTAATGTATATGTtaagtaaatgattaataaagtataccacataaaaattattaaataaaagctctaaacttaaaattgattttaaagtatagataataacttaaagtgattctaataaatatatatagtatttcaGGTTCAGGTATGGGGATCAGGGATTTACGGTTTCCCGTCCCCATCCCCATCGGGGATTAGATTTACATCCTCATACCTGTCCCCATCCCCGGTCAACTCGGGGATTCCCCGGTCAAATCGAATGCGGGTATCGGGTTCCTATTGGGTACGGATATTTTTGCCATCTCTAGGTGTGGATGAAAAGAAAgtttaaactaaaataaagtTGTGACTTGATAATTGATATGAAACATccaaacatcaaattttaaatAGTATGTGAAGGGATGAAAACATCAAATAGTTATTTAATTGTGAGAAtccaattattatttattataaagaaaatatttaatattttaggtTTCCTTAGGTACTAAACAGCTTATATTCAAATTCATTTTCccaatatataattatgaaaattcgGACATGTTATACaagaaataaacaaatatttaaacaacatatacaatttttttccattaaacatatcttatttcttttataaataagtactcgttttaaataagaaaaatgataaatccttctaatgAAATAGCATAATAATTCTCCTAATACATTAAAAAGGTGACATATGGTATcaattaattatctttcatgaTTTTGCTTTCTTGTTTTTCCATGTTTCATCGTCTAATGATTatgaggattattaggctatttggttaggagataatcattttcttttaaaaaacacCATAAACATCTctaccaataaaaaaaataaaaaatttactcCTGTCATAAACACTATAGGCCTAAGTTTTGACCGTCCTAGTGTTTGATAATAGGCCGAACAATGATTAGTGTTTTTCTATGAATAAAGACTTTAATAATCGTAAATAATAATGTATGAAAAATAATCCAGGACGCATGGTAAATAGCAAGTACAATACGACTATGGTGAATGATTAAAGGTGTACAAAAAAACCAGGTTGGAACCCGAAACTGAAAACGAACCCGAAACTGATCAACAACAGGATTTGACCCAACCCgacggttactaaccggtttgggttttcgGATCTGATTGTCGGTTAGAGACCGAGATGATATCGGGTCGGGTTCAGTTCGGTTTTTAGCCAAAAAAACCGAGTCAAACCCGGCCAATAACCGGTCAAAGTTTGACCCAAAACCGGTTTCAAGTCGGGCCGGGTTGGGTCAAAACTGGTTTTGGTTCCGTTGACAAAAAACGGTTCGGGTTCGGTTTCGGGTGGAAACCGGTTCTTGTTCACCTCTATGAATGATGTCTGACCACCAATATACAAGTAATATTTTCCTTTGATAAGATTGATGTTACCTTGTTCCATACTTCCATGCATGCTATACAAAATCCtttatttacatgtttttgtatattttataattacaaCTATGCGCTATGCACAACAGCGTAATAAATATGTACATCGTGGATTCGTGGTATCAACTAAAACTAATTGATATATGTACTTGTGACTACAATCAAATTCACCATGTCCATGGAAGCTGTCTGGAAAAAAACTCTCCCCTAAAGAAATCTAAACTCTATCTTTGTCTCTGACCATCCTTTACACTTGGAAGTCATCAGGGCCGATATATTTTAATTGTCCTCGACACTTGGAGGCGACAAAATGGACACCGGGAAACAGCATCCGAGCATCGACGACATAATACATGACCACAGGGAATTAAAGTAATATCTACTTCATTAGTCAAACAGATTCGGCATAACCATGCGGCTTTAGCCGTGTCAGCTTCTTTTGTTGCCATTTCTGACTTTTCCTGAAATATGCAAGAAAATATCAATGAATAGGTGTTTCTAAACCAACTTTTTTCGTCTTTATTAGAGGTGGGCCATTCTACTCATTTAACTACAACTGGGTCGATTTGAAGTGTTTTTAGCCATCTGTTGTATTTAAATCCATAAAGAACGGCTAGGCACTTCTTTTcaataaaactagattattgaGTTATCAATTTAGCATATTGACAATTTATAacaagattttattttaaaaaaagaagataaaacaaGCATGTTTGTGGTTTTGCCTGAGTCGGCCAGTGCTGACACAGATCcactttatatatctttaattagTGAAGATGTGAACCTGCTCGAGCAGAAGCGCTGCCTGAGATTCTTTCAATCGCTCTTGCAGGGATAATGTTGACTGGAGGAGCGCTTGCTTGTCCGTGTCCATTCTGATTCCGGCAGCTGACAACATCTCTTGAACTGCTTGAACCAATTCCTCAGATGATACACGACCATGCTGAAGTTCCTTAATTGGTTGTTTCTGTCAACGAAacattatacaaattaatagACTTCATATAATTCAACCATTCCCCATAAACTATTACGACATTCAATATTTAAGAATCTACTTTTAGTTAGGGCAAATAACCTGATTTCTCGAATCCACTACTCTCGACCTCTCTGGTTTGTCAACACGCTCAACTACACTGTCACCATCTTCTGAGTTCACATGTGATGAAGACTCATTCCCAATCGATAAACTTCTAAACGAAAATACGTGCGAAGAAAGGATAGTTTCAGTCTTCCCGGGATACGTTTCAAGATTGAATCTATAAAGTGCTTGTCCTGCTGATGGTCTAACATCCCCGGGAATTCTACCATACTTCAGCTTCTCTCCATTTTGATTTCTCCATGCAACTATCTCCCCTTTATAAAATGGTCTTAACGGGTGAAGTTGCACTTGCATTGCATCTTGCGGAAGAATATCCTTTCCAAGAAAACCATTTCCACTACCCATGCTATCTGTCAATCTTTCATCGGAGGAGATTTGAAGGATATTTATAAGTGCGGTTTCAGACTCGTCTGGGCAAAGAATTAATGAACTAAGTGGGAGTGGGACCTGGGAACCCAAAACATAGCTCACAACAATTGAAACAAGATCGAGAACAGATACGTAACTTGGTGGTTCTGCAACTAATATACAGGTTTTTGACCGTTCAACATAGTAGAGGGTTCGATGACTGGATCCAGTTCCCCATTCTGGAATGGTGGAATGTTTAGATGCACGGGTTATGTCCACAGATTTTGGGAGGAGCCAAAACCGGGTGTACAAGGACTCAACGAATTGCAATTTTTGAGCAATGGACTCGAGTGATTCCTGTAATGTCGAGAAATCTGGACTTTTAGATTGATTAGTGATAGGTAGTGTGTTGAGCATACTTGATACAGCTAGCTGAAATGAATTACTCAATAACTTCCGCTTAACGGTTGCCAATGAAACTGACCCAATCTCTTCAAGAGTACGCGGATGTTTTTCCGTATCAAGCTCCTGGAGAACAATTAATGCTATGAGGCCATAATGCAGAAAAAAAACATGTGCACGGAACAGATAATACTTAATAAGTTAGAAGAACGAATTATATCAGGCAATAGCATGTCATGTTTGCCTCTCTTATTAATATACACTGGAAGACAAAAAGCATTTTGAAACTGACTATTCATTGGGAATCGATTAATATGACCAAACAGCCTTGCATATGACCAAACAACCTTGCATATAAAATAATGAATATTCAAGATTCCATAACATAATATGACCAAACAACCTTGCATATGAACATGGAAGTTACAAAATATGACAGCTACAAAATATGAACATTGAAATTTAACAAATGATTTGTCCAAAAACATCATGATACAAAA includes the following:
- the LOC122585878 gene encoding uracil-DNA glycosylase, mitochondrial codes for the protein MASSKSITDFFSPSSKRPKPSSSSFEPCFKKSIISVPQKPTAAAAAAATSPEPNSDDGPTPTSIGAKAGSCSSLTSEQKLRVQVNRSLAKAKLNLRICKERVLKSTKGEGLGLGKLEELLVEETWLKALPGEFQKPYAKKLTEFVESEIQGSIPIYPPQHLIFNALNSTPFDQVKAVIIGQDPYHGPGQAMGLSFSVPEGIKTPSSLVNIYKELQQDLGCSIPSHGNLERWAVQGVLLLNAVLTVRQHQANSHAKKGWEQFTDSVIETISKKKSGIVFLLWGNYAQAKSRLIDESKHHVLKAAHPSGLSAHRGFFGCRHFSRTNRILEEADIPLIDWQL